In Tachysurus fulvidraco isolate hzauxx_2018 chromosome 5, HZAU_PFXX_2.0, whole genome shotgun sequence, the genomic stretch TGGaaaggggggcacagtggcttagtgcttagcacatttgcctcacacctccaggtttgggggttcgattcctgcttccgccttgtgtgtgtggagtttgcatgttctcctcatccctcatgggtttcctctgtgtacaccggtttcctccccggtccaaagacatgcttggtaggttgattggcatctctggaaaattgtccgtagtgtgtgattgcgtaagtgtttgcgtgagtgaatgagagtgtgtgtgtgtgccctgcgatggtttggcactcggggtgtatcctgccttgatgcccgatgacgcctgagataggcacgggctcTCCATGatccgaggtagttcggataaggggtataaaatgaatgaaagaatgaatgaatttatggtGACTACAAGTTTCATATGACAACGTAGATGAGGCAAAGGAGTTGATTTATTGACTAAACAATAATTAATGGTGGAAATGCATCAGTAGTTACAATATACTGACTggttaataaataaaggtaATAAAGCATTTGCTGTAGTCATCACAAATGATTTCATGCcactttatacagtacacattgCCTTTAAAATTTAAAGTAACATGGATCAGAGACATAATATTTgtcttgaatgtttttttctggatCATGATGTGACTGGAAGCTGTGATGTGTAGTTACATTATTACCTGACATAATTCTTTGGAGAACCCTGAAGTCAACAATCCAGCTGGAATGAGTGTAAATACGAGTTTCCCACTAGGAAGTTGCATATAAATAACCCCCACAAGTCATAATTAGTGGAAAATTCTACCATCCTTTTGATACTTGAATTTCCGAGATGGGAGACAAGCTAAAAGTTTAGCATAACTGGAGGAGAGGACAGTTTCTCAAGTGAATGACAGGCTTTGTTCGTTTTAATGCAGCTAATTGTTGTTCGTGCTCACTGTATCGGTCATATTCATTTATGTTTATCAGCAAGCATTCTATACATGTCATACAATTTCACACCATAGCTGATTAAGTAATGTGTTAtggtgtcaaaataaaagtaaaaagttatACGTATGAATAAACCTGACAACAGCcatgtttcatattttttctaCCAACCAAGCATGTACACACGTCATGCTCGTAATTACCGCTTACCGCTTTATTTATTAGACTTATTAGAATTCCCATTGACTTAATTTACTAAATACAATTCTGTTTTAACCTAACAGAAAGCCGAGAAGTGGATAATATTCATAATTACCTTAGAATGTTGTCATTTTCTGTTGAACGtaatgttgtaaatgttattatttctgGCAGCTACTTTCCTGAACTTCATACATAAAGCACATTCAGAACCAACAAAGAAGTACACTCATCCATTGACCGAGTCTCAAGAAATTGGATGGATTTCCACTCCACTGGTAGGAACGTGAGGCGGTGAAATATAATAGAGACCCTTGTTATCAGTTTAAAGCGAGTGTATGTCATCTAACACTGTAGAGTATGTTGTTTACAGGTTTCATAATACCAACTTCCCAGCACTTTATGTTTCAGATTGATTCAGATCGCGCTGACAGAAGACTGAACTTCCCGAGGCAGAATTCTGAAATCACCAAATACATGGCTGCTGCCTGGCGCCTGAAggcaaaaaattaaaatcttGGGTAAAACAAGGCACATTTTTCTAGCTTTTCTGTAAATGTCTCATTTATATGTTTCTCCAGAGTCCTTAACATGCTGTTTTCACTACAGATAtcaataatgtaaatgaaagtaCCTATGGACTAAATGACTGGAATGATTCATTTAATATTCATCTTCAATAAGAGCCTTATTATTGTCAGGGGGGCATTGGATCCTAAGCATATCCCAGTAACAATGGTCATTAACACATAGGTTCTATTAACAGGTATGTTTTCTCTAGAGCTGGAGGAAAGCAGAGAACCGAGAGGAAAACCATGTAGAGACTGGGAGCAATTCATGCAGACAGTAAACTGAGCTCAGGAGCAAACCGAGGACTCTGGAGCGGAGTTTGCAGCACCATGCTGCGTGAAAAATCAAGTTATATagcattttgtttgttcatttctttcttccttttttgaaacatgattgattttaaaaagtaaaacttGAGAAAACAAGACTGgactttctctctcctttcatgGCTAACTATTTCTCTGGAAACAGATTATATTTGAAAAGTGCTACAAAAGGTCAAGCGATGGAGAAATATGATTTGCAAGGAGCAATTCTACAAGTGTATGCCT encodes the following:
- the fam183a gene encoding protein FAM183A, whose amino-acid sequence is MATPNKGKEKEPIDIVHQNAIHVETIKKEQRCQKLHTEFSINPFKKLHILADKPMSRKMYEDIEEDPTFLNFIHKAHSEPTKKYTHPLTESQEIGWISTPLIDSDRADRRLNFPRQNSEITKYMAAAWRLKAKN